In Patagioenas fasciata isolate bPatFas1 chromosome 11, bPatFas1.hap1, whole genome shotgun sequence, the following proteins share a genomic window:
- the LOC136106250 gene encoding putative P2Y purinoceptor 10 encodes MENTTSSGNCTGPQMSFQSTLYAATYTLIFIPGLLANSAALWVLCRFISKKSKAVIFMINLAVADLAHVLSLPLRMYYYINHTWPFGTFLCQVCFYLKYLNMYASICFLTCISIQRYLFLLHPFKAKDWKRRYDAAISAAVWLFVGVACLPLLVVRSPALSNSTNTCFSDLGVKQLSPGDSIALVTVAELFGFVIPFGIIACCTWKMWQSLRECPTPLQNAGEKRKALRMVLMCAAVFFICFTPYHINFPFFMMVIENIIQDCAVHRSTLRFHPISLCLASLNCCLDPVLYYFMTSEFQDQLLHHGCVTLRTRFTRRRSSLSITETSHNIRMKRRNLPRFRFWSLPKFFGQINSMEIPAMPTDELLLESIS; translated from the coding sequence atggagaACACCACATCCTCCGGGAACTGCACTGGCCCCCAGATGTCCTTCCAGTCCACACTATACGCAGCCACCTacaccctcatcttcatccccgGCCTCCTGGCCAACAGCGCTGCCCTGTGGGTCTTGTGCCGCTTCATCAGTAAGAAGAGCAAAGCCGTCATCTTCATGATCAACCTGGCCGTGGCCGACCTGGCTCACGTCCTCTCGCTGCCCTTACGGATGTATTACTACATCAACCACACCTGGCCCTTCGGAACTTTCCTTTGCCAGGTGTGCTTCTACCTGAAGTATCTCAACATGTACGCCAGCATTTGCTTCCTCACCTGCATCAGCATCCAGCGGtacctcttcctcctccatcccttCAAGGCCAAGGACTGGAAGCGCCGGTACGACGCGGCCATCAGCGCTGCCGTCTGGCTCTTTGTGGGGGTGGCGTGTCTACCCTTGCTTGTGGTGAGGAGCCCAGCCTTGTCCAACAGCACCAACACCTGCTTCTCAGACCTGGGGGTGAAGCAGCTGAGCCCGGGAGACTCCATCGCACTGGTGACAGTGGCGGAGCTGTTTGGGTTTGTCATCCCCTTCGGCATCATCGCCTGCTGCACTTGGAAGATGTGGCAGTCCCTGCGGGAGTGTCCCACGCCACTGCAGAACGCTGGTGAGAAGCGGAAGGCTTTGCGCATGGTCTTGATGTGCGCAGCTGTCTTCTTCATCTGCTTCACCCCCTACCACATCAACTTCCCGTTCTTCATGATGGTGATCGAGAACATCATCCAGGACTGTGCCGTCCACAGGAGCACCCTCCGCTTCCACCCCATCTCCCTCTGCCTTGCGAGCCTCAACTGCTGCCTGGATCCCGTCCTCTACTACTTCATGACCTCCGAGTTCCAGGACCAGCTGCTGCACCACGGCTGCGTCACCCTGCGGACTCGCTTCACGCGCCGCCGGAGCAGCCTCTCCATCACCGAGACCAGCCACAACATCCGGATGAAAAGGAGAAACCTTCCACGCTTTCGGTTTTGGTCTCTTCCCAAGTTCTTTGGCCAAATAAACAGCATGGAAATCCCTGCAATGCCAACCGATGAGCTTCTGCTAGAGTCCATCTCTTGA
- the LOC136106280 gene encoding putative P2Y purinoceptor 10, with the protein MTHSLYTTADVSSGPAMTQSNQSCSSYHLTFKNSLYAATYTIIFIPGLLANSAALWVLCRFISKKSKAVIFMINLAVADLAHVLSLPLRIYYYINSTWPFGRFLCLLCFYLKYLNMYASICFLTCISIQRYFFLYQPFKAKDWKRRYDVAISAVVWLFVGVACLPFPIMRSYGLANTTNTCFADLQVRQIDSKVATVLMMGAAELFGFIGPLVIILFCTWKTKDSLRGFQISLQNSSEKRKALRMVSMCAIVFCVCFVPYHINFFFYMLVKENVITDCFLSTITLYTQPFCLSLASLDCCLDPILYFFMTSEFQDQISRHSSMVIRSRLMSKESASSIKE; encoded by the coding sequence ATGACCCACTCGCTCTACACCACAGCAGATGTTTCCAGCGGCCCAGCCATGACGCAGAGCAACCAGTCCTGCTCCAGTTACCACCTGACCTTCAAAAACAGCCTGTACGCAGCCACCTACACCATCATCTTCATCCCCGGCCTCCTGGCCAACAGCGCTGCCCTGTGGGTCTTGTGCCGCTTCATCAGCAAGAAGAGCAAAGCCGTCATCTTCATGATCAACCTGGCCGTGGCCGACCTGGCTCACGTCCTCTCACTGCCACTGCGGATATATTATTATATTAACTCCACGTGGCCTTTTGGGAGATTCCTTTGCTTATTGTGCTTCTACCTGAAGTACCTCAACATGTACGCCAGCATTTGTTTCCTCACCTGCATCAGCATCCAGAGGTATTTCTTCCTCTACCAGCCATTCAAGGCCAAGGACTGGAAGCGGCGGTACGACGTGGCCATCAGCGCCGTGGTGTGGCTCTTTGTTGGGGTGGCATGCTTGCCCTTCCCCATCATGCGCAGCTACGGCCTGGCCAACACCACCAACACCTGCTTCGCGGACCTTCAAGTCCGGCAGATCGACAGCAAGGTGGCCACGGTGCTGATGATGGGCGCGGCGGAGCTGTTCGGCTTCATCGGCCCGCTCGTCATTATTTTATTCTGCACCTGGAAAACAAAAGACTCTCTCCGGGGCTTCCAGATATCGCTGCAAAACAGCAGCGAGAAGAGGAAAGCTCTAAGGATGGTTTCCATGTGTGCCATCGTGTTCTGCGTGTGTTTTGTGCCGTACCACATCAACTTCTTTTTCTACATGTTGGTGAAAGAAAATGTCATTACAGACTGTTTCCTGAGCACCATCACACTCTACACCCAACCCTTTTGCCTAAGCCTTGCGAGCCTGGACTGCTGCTTGGATCCAATCCTGTATTTCTTTATGACTTCAGAATTTCAGGACCAGATATCAAGGCACAGCAGCATGGTCATCAGGAGTCGGCTGATGAGCAAAGAGAGTGCCTCATCAATTAAGGAATGA